The following coding sequences lie in one Lolium perenne isolate Kyuss_39 chromosome 2, Kyuss_2.0, whole genome shotgun sequence genomic window:
- the LOC127331110 gene encoding uncharacterized protein isoform X1, with protein sequence MMTPEQRDAYLQRNREYKRRRKNHDAFSDGVQSAVSQINKITHGNMHAPALANRREKVGLLNMSTSDPSATSTSYTKLTSTAHKRMSTFLERGSEYKRMRVSNAAGCSTTLQETRDYVCASADIGQCKWTNTYMDMMSKLSGKRSSHEASCSSTHKDNGNLHDQYNPLKMQECAAVQDHEDHDSIIYVPNGAFPAIEDGLIEDEYEDDESCILSGQGSDYSSYRDINHEICEKQVDSGNHIHRNIPSSHHVLQPVPNCAHCGAKRFQYEKPTFCCMGGNVKIVTPCVPDEVRICKSRSRCKILSR encoded by the exons ATGATGACTCCAGAACAGCGTGATGCCTACCTTCAAAGGAACCGTGAATACAAACGGAGAAGGAAGAATCATGATGCATTTAGCGATGGTGTGCAATCTGCAGTTAGCCAAATCAATAAAATTACCCACGGCAACATGCACGCACCAGCTCTCGCCAACAGACGCGAGAAAG TTGGACTCTTAAACATGTCCACATCAGATCCATCTGCCACATCTACCTCATATACTAAATTAACAAGCACCGCTCATAAACGAATGTCGACGTTTCTGGAAAGGGGCAGTGAATACAAGAGAATGAGAGTGTCTAATGCAGCAGGTTGCAGTACTACCCTACAAGAAACACGTGATTATGTTTGTGCGTCAGCAGATATTGGCCAATGTAAGTGGACAAACACATATATGGACATGATGAGCAAGCTCAGCGGAAAAAGATCGTCTCATGAAGCGTCTTGCAGTTCCACACACAAAGATAATGGTAACTTACATGATCAGTACAATCCTCTAAAAATGCAAGAGTGTGCTGCAGTCCAAGACCATGAAGACCATGACAGTATCATCTATGTCCCAAATGGTGCTTTTCCTGCTATAGAAG ATGGTTTGatcgaggatgaatatgaagacgaTGAGAGTTGTATATTAAGTGGGCAAG GTTCTGATTATTCATCATATCGAGACATAAATCATGAAATTTGTGAAAAACAAGTTGATTCGGGCAATCATATCCATCGAAATATACCAAGTTCCCATCATGTTTTGCAGCCAGTACCTAATTGTGCACATTGCGGTGCAAAAAGGTTCCAGTATGAGAAACCGACATTTTGTTGCATGGGTGGCAACGTCAAGATAGTGACTCCATGTGTTCCTGATGAAGTGCGCATATGCAAGTCAAGATCCAGATGCAAAATACTTTCAAGATAA
- the LOC127331109 gene encoding UDP-glycosyltransferase 79, with protein sequence MEDKKSRDMATANIHATSSGDEERDGGTHVLLVPLPAQGHTNPMLEFGRRLAYHGLHPTIVLTRFVLSTGPPPGAPFRVAAISDGFDAGGMGSCPDPVEYCRKAEAIGSDTLAQVIAAEVCAGRTPAVLVYDPHMPWAGRVARAAGLPTAAFMSQSCAVDLVYGEAWAGRAPLPMADGSTLRRRGVVSVDLGPDDLSPFVVSPELYPKYLDVSIRQFEDLEEVDAVLINSFRELEPQEAQYMESRWRAKTVGPTLPSFFLDDGRLPSNRAYGVNFFSSDAPCMAWLDQQQPGSVVLASYGTVYSMDAAELEELGHGLCASGNPFIWVVRPSEAKKLTEKVRDSCKEKGLIVPWCSQLEVLAHKAIGCFLTHCGWNSTTEAIAAGVPMVAMPRSADQLTNARYVESAWKIGVRIQSNENDLVTREEVDGCIKEVMSGERKEEFHTNARKFMKMAKEAMQEGGCSDKNISEFAVKYLSS encoded by the exons ATGGAGGACAAGAAAAGCAGAGACATGGCGACTGCAAACATCCATGCCACCTCCTCCGGCGACGAAGAGAGAGATGGCGGCACACACGTCCTCCTGGTGCCGCTGCCGGCGCAGGGCCACACGAACCCGATGCTCGAGTTCGGCCGCCGCCTCGCGTACCACGGCCTCCACCCCACGATCGTCCTCACCCGCTTCGTGCTCTCCACCGGCCCGCCTCCCGGCGCCCCCTTTCGCGTCGCGGCCATCTCCGACGGCTTCGACGCCGGCGGCATGGGCTCCTGCCCTGACCCGGTCGAGTACTGCCGCAAGGCTGAGGCCATCGGGTCAGACACGCTGGCGCAGGTCATCGCCGCCGAGGTGTGCGCCGGCCGAACCCCGGCCGTGCTGGTGTACGACCCGCACATGCCGTGGGCGGGGCGGGTGGCGCGCGCCGCCGGCCTGCCCACCGCCGCGTTCATGTCGCAGTCCTGCGCCGTGGACCTGGTCTACGGCGAGGCGTGGGCGGGGCGCGCGCCGCTGCCGATGGCCGACGGTAGCACGCTGCGTCGCCGCGGTGTGGTGAGCGTGGATCTTGGCCCGGACGACCTGTCGCCGTTCGTGGTCTCGCCGGAGCTGTACCCGAAGTACCTCGACGTGTCGATTCGGCAGTTCGAAGACCTTGAGGAAGTGGACGCCGTGCTCATCAACTCCTTCCGCGAGCTCGAGCCACAGGAGGCGCAGTACATGGAGTCGAGATGGCGAGCCAAGACGGTCGGCCCAACGCTGCCGTCCTTCTTCCTTGACGACGGCCGCCTTCCGTCGAACAGAGCCTACGGCGTCAACTTCTTTAGCAGCGACGCGCCGTGCATGGCATGGCTTGATCAGCAGCAACCTGGCTCAGTCGTCCTTGCGTCCTATGGGACGGTCTATAGCATGGACGCCGCCGAGCTTGAGGAGCTTGGACATGGGCTATGCGCCTCCGGCAACCCATTTATCTGGGTTGTGAGGCCAAGCGAGGCAAAAAAGTTGACTGAAAAAGTACGAGACAGCTGCAAGGAGAAGGGCTTAATTGTACCTTGGTGTTCCCAACTCGAGGTCTTGGCGCATAAAGCGATAG GATGTTTCTTGACACACTGCGGATGGAATTCGACGACGGAAGCAATTGCTGCCGGCGTGCCGATGGTGGCAATGCCACGGTCGGCGGACCAGCTTACCAATGCAAGGTATGTGGAGAGCGCTTGGAAAATTGGCGTGCGGATCCAGAGCAATGAGAATGACTTGGTTACGAGGGAGGAAGTGGATGGCTGCATCAAAGAGGTGATGAGTGGAGAAAGGAAGGAGGAGTTCCATACAAACGCTAGAAAATTCATGAAGATGGCCAAGGAGGCAATGCAAGAGGGAGGGTGCTCCGACAAGAATATTTCTGAATTTGCAGTAAAATATTTATCAAGTTAA
- the LOC127331110 gene encoding uncharacterized protein isoform X2, translated as MMTPEQRDAYLQRNREYKRRRKNHDAFSDGVQSAVSQINKITHGNMHAPALANRREKVGLLNMSTSDPSATSTSYTKLTSTAHKRMSTFLERGSEYKRMRVSNAAGCSTTLQETRDYVCASADIGQCKWTNTYMDMMSKLSGKRSSHEASCSSTHKDNGNLHDQYNPLKMQECAAVQDHEDHDSIIYVPNGAFPAIEDGLIEDEYEDDESCILSGQAST; from the exons ATGATGACTCCAGAACAGCGTGATGCCTACCTTCAAAGGAACCGTGAATACAAACGGAGAAGGAAGAATCATGATGCATTTAGCGATGGTGTGCAATCTGCAGTTAGCCAAATCAATAAAATTACCCACGGCAACATGCACGCACCAGCTCTCGCCAACAGACGCGAGAAAG TTGGACTCTTAAACATGTCCACATCAGATCCATCTGCCACATCTACCTCATATACTAAATTAACAAGCACCGCTCATAAACGAATGTCGACGTTTCTGGAAAGGGGCAGTGAATACAAGAGAATGAGAGTGTCTAATGCAGCAGGTTGCAGTACTACCCTACAAGAAACACGTGATTATGTTTGTGCGTCAGCAGATATTGGCCAATGTAAGTGGACAAACACATATATGGACATGATGAGCAAGCTCAGCGGAAAAAGATCGTCTCATGAAGCGTCTTGCAGTTCCACACACAAAGATAATGGTAACTTACATGATCAGTACAATCCTCTAAAAATGCAAGAGTGTGCTGCAGTCCAAGACCATGAAGACCATGACAGTATCATCTATGTCCCAAATGGTGCTTTTCCTGCTATAGAAG ATGGTTTGatcgaggatgaatatgaagacgaTGAGAGTTGTATATTAAGTGGGCAAG CCAGTACCTAA